GCATGGAGCCTCCCCCTGGCAGGCAGGCACTGGACCTTGGCTGGGGTCAGCTCAGATCTCTGATTCCCGTCTGTAGGGCCGCTGCTCAAGGCCACTGCCCCCACCTGCCTGCAGCCTGTCAAACTCGTGCCTGTTCTGGGGACTGAGGCCATCCTGGCTGCAGGCATCCTGATCTCCACCCTCCTCATCCTCCTCATCGCGGCTCAGGAAGGCCAGCTCGTTCTCATAGCAAAAGGAGCCAGCACTGGGCAACAAGAACTTATTCTCCACCAGGTCCTTGGCACTGCAGCGGGGTGTGGAGGGCACCTCGTAGGTCTTGTGGAAGTGCGCATAGTCGATCTTGTACTGGTTCTTCTCCTCAAAGAGCACCGGCTCAAAGCGGTGGCCCCAGAGGATCTCACTGGCCAGGTAGGAGCTGCGGGCCTGAGTGGTCATGGCCGTGGCCTCCACCATGCCCTCCAGGATGACCACGATCTCAAAGTCGTCTGTCTCTAGGTCCTGCCGGCTGAGGCCAAACAGCGGGCTGGCCTCGTCGATCTCGTGTAGGATGGTGATAGGCGAGACCAGGAAGATGCGGTCAAGGCCCTTGTCGAAGCCCACATCAATGTCGATCTGGTCCAGCGGGATATACTCACCCTCCTCCGTGACCCGTGGCTTGATGAGCTGGGCCCGCACGTGGGCCTCCACAATGTGGCTCTTGCGTAGGTTGCCCACGCGCCACATGAGGCAGAGCTTGCCGTCACGCAGAGCCACCACGGCGTGGCGGCTGAACAACAGCGTCTGTGCCCGCTTCTTGGGCCGTGCCATCTTGGCCATGATGGCGCCGATCATGAAGGAGTCGATGACACAGCCCACGATGGACTGTGCCACCACCATGAAGACGGCTACGGGACATTCCTCCGTCACACAGCGCAGCCCGTAGCCAATAGTGGTCTGTGTCTCAATGGAGAAGAGGAAGGCTGCCATAAAGCCGTGCACCTGCAGCACGCAGGGGGTGCGCCCATGGCCCTCGGCCACCGCTGGCTCCAGGTCGCCATGTGCCACGGCTATTACCCAGAAGATGATGCCAAACAGCAGCCAGGAGGCGAGGAAGGCCAGTGAGAAGATGAGCAGCATGTAGCGCCAGCGGATGTCCACGCAGGTGGTGAACATGTCAGCCAGGTAGCGCTGTGACTTCTCGTCCATGTTAGCGAACTCGATGTTGCACTGACCGCTCTTCTTGACAAAGCGAGGACGGCCCCGGCGACGTGTGTGCACCTTCCCGTTGCCAAACCCGTTGGCACCCGACATGGTGACCAGGTGCAACCCGTCCTCCTCAGATGACACAATGCTATAGGGGTtggcctggctggctgcagtCATTCCCGGGCTGGGGGGGCCCTGGCACACCCCCGGGCCAGCTCTAGGCAACAAGGCTGGAGGGACGCCTGCAACAGAGATGAGAGACAGCAGGTCAGGGTCGGTGGGGGCAACACACCACACCATCCCCTCCCCAGGGCCCACAGACACCCCAGTGTCTCCAATCCGAGCCCCTGACCTCCCCTCTCACCCTAAATCCATGCCTTGCTCTGCCTCCCTCAGCTGCGAACTGCAGCCTGGCTGTCCACTTGCTCTAGCACCCACATCGCTGCAAGAAACCCTGTTGGCTCTGCCTTTGGACATATTTAGGATCTGACCACTTCTCCTACCTCACAGCTACCACCTGGTTTGAATCTCCATCACCACCTGCTGGATAACTGCTGTGGCCCCTCACAGGCCCCCAAGTCCCCACGGCACCACAGGGGACTGTGAAAGCAGGAATCAGACCCCCCACAACCCTCAGGGTCAAAGCCAGTGCTTCCTGTGGTCTGCAACGCCTGCACGCCTAGGACCCCTCTatctccccctgcccctgctcagTCGGCTGTACCCTCCCAGAGCCTCTGTGCCAGTACTCAAACACACCATGCACATGCCCCAAACTCCTCCCAGACGCCCTCACAGCTGCTTCCTTCTCATGCCTTGgctccaaatccaccagcttcctaaggttgtccctgctGTGACACACCCGTtgttccccctcccccagctgctGCTCCCTGGGGCAGGGCTACACCTGAATCGGTGGTGGCTGTGTCACTCCCAGCACCGAGTGTCAGGCTTGCATGAGGGAGGGCTTGGTGAGCACCTGTGGACATAGGGCTCCTCAGCTGACCCCAAGCAGTAAGAGACAGGATGGCTCTGAACACCCTCGCACCAGTCCCAACCATCCTCTGACTCCCATCTGCCCTGGGCCACACACTCAACTCCAACACACCTGCCCTGGGCACCCACAGAGCCCACCTGGCCTCTCAACTGCCAGCCATGCTGGGCTGAGGGGCCTGGAGTCAGTGCCAGATGGGGGTCTCACTGCCCAGCCTCAGCCAAGGGGTCTCCCATATCTGCTCTGCACTCAGGATTGTCACCCCTGTCATCACTGCCTTCAGCCCCTGGGAAAGAGCACCCACATGCTCAGCACCTGGGTGGACACTGCCCAACCCGCATAGGCAGCTGCTTCCAGACAAGCCCTATTTCCATGGCCACAGCCCCTGGCTCCGTGCCCAGACTGCCAGTGCCAGGCCAGGCCTTTGCGGCTGGGGGGGCTGTGGCCTGGCTGTCTGGCTCTGTGTACCCATGCAATCTGGCCCCGTTTGCCAGGCACTGAGGAGGCTGGAGACCTCCACAGGCTGGTGTGGGGGGATGAGGACAGAGCTGTTGGGAACCCCACACTCTCTAGTTCCTGTTCCATTTTACAAGGGAACACTGAGGCCCACCAAGGAGAAGGCCCCAGGGCATCAGGCCAATGCGTTTTAACACAAGGACTGAGGCTCAGAATCCACCCTAGTCACACAGCCAGAAGGTGGCAATGCTGGGATAAGACCCTGGCTCCAGGGTGAGACCTCATGACCAGCTTCTGGCAGAGCCCATACCATTCATAACTTCCACAGGACGCTGTGCCTCAAAGCCCAGCAGCCTAGGCGCAGCCACCCAAGGGGCATGTAATGCCATGACCCCTGACCTCTGCTCCCAACACCTGGGAGACAGGGCAGAGGGGAGACTATGACTGCAGACTGTCCCCGTCCCAGGTCTGTCTCAGTCACCAGGCACTTCGAGAAACTCATCTGGAGGTGGGCCAGGAtgttggcatctggggtccttgCGTCACCTGACACACGAAAATGCTCTTAGCACCCTTACCATGGCCGAACGATGGAGGTTCAGAGACGGTAAGCGGCAGCTACACAGCCAAACAGAGCACAGCTGAGTCTCAACCCACCGCCATCTTGAAGAcctcctgcccccgccccccccctcCCTGGCTCCACAGCAGGGCTGCTACTTGTGACTCATCCTCCGTCTACAGCTACTCGGGCTGGCCACCTCCCAGAGGGTTTGAGGAGCTGGGGCCCAAGGCCACAGTGGTGGACACTGTTCCCAGAAGGCACGGAGTCAGCAGTCGGGGGCCCCTGGGCCATGCTGGGAAGACAGTGCAGTCCTAGACTCCTGCCCTCTCCAGGGGTGGAAGTCAGCGGGCAGTGGCTAACCCACTGGAGGTAGGTTTGTGTGGCCTGGAGGGACATCCAGCAGGCCATGGCCACTCTGGCATTTGTTGAGAAGCTCAAGGCCTGCAGGGACAGACTGCAGAAACCAAAGGCCCAGAGAGCCCAGCAGGGGGCACTGCTGCCAGCCAGCCTTGAACCTGGCTAGCTTccaggcggggggggggggtgcagcagggcaggcatCTCTGCCAGGGCTGGGTACCTAGGACTCCGCTTCTGCTGCGTTTCCTCCTAAATCACAAAGAGAAAGCCAACAAGGCCAAGTTCAAAGCCCTCCCCCACTCCTCAGAGGCAGAGGCTGAGACTTAGAGCAAACTCTCCTGTCAGAAGTCACCCAATACAATTacaagctcaagagacagaaaggaccacatgaaccagagactacatcagcctgagaccagaagaactagatggtgcccagctacagctgatgactgccctgacaggaaacacaacagagaacccctgagggagcaggagagaagtgggatgtagaccccaaattctcataagaccagacttaaaggtctgactgagactagaagggccccggtggtcatggccctcaggccttctgttggcccaggacaggaaccattcccgaagccaactcttcagacacggattggactggacaatgggttggagagggatgctgctgaggagtgagcttcttgaatcaggtggacgcttgagactatgttggcatatcctgcctggaggggagatgagagggtggagggggttaaaagctggagaaagggacacgaaaagagagagtggaaggagagagcagactgtctcattacgggggagagtaattgggagtgtgtagcaaggtatatatgggtttttgtgtgagagactgacttgatttgtaaactttcacttaaagcacaataaaaattattaaaaaagaagaagtcgCCCAATGGCTACTAGTAGCAGGGATGGAGTTGCAGCCCAGAGTatcggggtgtgtgtgtgtgtgtgtgtgtgtgtcacagagacagagagagagaaacaaagagagaCAGAGCAAGTCTGTGGTGTAGGAGCCGCCTCATGGGACACTGGGTGAATATAGCACCACAAAGACCCAGAGAGGGAACAGAGTGGACACCCCAGCACCATACCCTTGCCAATTTCCCTCTGCGCACACAGACAGGTGTGGCAAGAAGGTCGTACAGCTCCATGGTATTTATGGACTCGATGTAAGAGACGTAGGACAGCTTCCCCAACCTGGGATGTGTAGGCTTGGCTCGTGCACGGTGGGGCACGTGGTAAAATCAGATGGGAAATGAGGATCCAGGATAATTCCAATGAGGATTAGAGGGTTTGTCTTGCTGGAAGAGGCCTTAGCAAGCAAGGCCATGTCCCCACTTTATAGACAAGAGGACTGAGGCTGAGAGAACACAGGAGACTTGTCCCAGGCCATGAAGCAACCTGATGGCCCAGGATGAGATGCGGAAGACACAAATGAGGACCGTCATCAGTGGAGCCTGGTTGGCTGATGGGCCCTGAGCATGGCTGGGCAGGAAGGGGAGAAGCATCTGGCAGACCTGCTCTAGACCAGGTACCCCAAACCACAGAGGAGGAGGAGTGGACAGAGTGTAGGCCCTGTCGGCCATGGGAGGCGCCTCCAGATGGAGCAGGACACCCAGGCCCTGAGGTTCTCGGCACATCGGCTTCCAATAGTACCCAGAGGAAACGAGGGTGAGGACTGGCCCACACTCTCGAGTACACAGAAAGCACTGTGACGGAAGGGCCAACAGGCACACAGACTGCCCAGATGAAGACACTGGCCCCAGAAGAGAAGGGACTTGGGGCCCTGCAGCCTAACAGCAGGCAGAAGTCAGGTCTGCTCAGGAGTCTCTCTGCTGACTGGGCCCCCTTCAGAGGTGTGATCATAACAATCAATACTTGTGAAGTACTTATCacctgccaggcactattctaagagcTTTAATAAGCTCCTTTAATCTCTGCAACAATCTGATAACTATTAGCCCCATTTcccagttgagaaaactgaggctcagaaaggctgagtcccttgcccagggtcacacataATCATTAAGGAGTGGAGCTCCCCATCTGCCAGGGTGAGGATAAAATCAACTCCCCATTCCCTCAGGCCCCGAGGCCAGACTGTGAGGGTGACACTATTCGAGAGCCTTTGTCTTCTGGGCCCGTGCAGTTTCATTTAGTTGATAAGACATATGAACATCCCCAAACCTCAGGACTGAAGATAGAGGCTTAAAGGCCCACACCAGCACCCCTGATCCACTGCCATTCAATCCTTGCTTAGATACCTCCAGGGACGGGACACTCACTACTTCAAGATCAAACCTTTCAACTGAAAAATTCCTTAGAGGTCATTTGATGCAAGGGAGACCAGTGTGTGGCCTGTGTGTGCCACAGCGTTCATCCCGTGCCCagggcagacatcactaatcaatcCCAGCACTTTTCCTAATGCAGTCACTATCCACCAGACTAGGAGACATTTAAAAACCCAACCCTTAATTTACAGATGGTAAGACCAAGGCTGAGTGACGGGCAGGGCCAAGCCCAGCGGGTGCAGGTGCTCCCTCGTGCCGTGCTGTGCCCTTCCTAGAATGTGGACATGGCAGGTAGGTGGGGCAGCCCAGCAGTGACAGGCACTGGGAGCAGATGGTgtggcactgctggtggggacaTAGTCAGGCAAGGCGCTTGCACTGAGGGAGCTGGGCAGGCTGGGGCCAGTGTGGAGGCCAGCCTAGGGAGAGTTGGCAAGGCTGAGCAGGAGAGGTGGAGAGACGGGAGAAAGGACAAGTGTTTCCGTTTCTCACACGCTGAGAAGATCACCTTTCCAGGCCAAATTCCCTCCTGGATGCTGGGACAGCCTCTGCCCACTCCCAGCCTGGGACCATTCAGGATCAACACAAGGCAGGCCCTCAGTGCCAAGGCCCATGCTGGGcctgagcagagaagcagcaACATGCCCCACCCATATCCCCGGGGCCCTCACTGCTTCAGGGCCCACCTGCTCAATTTCCAACTGTCAACACCAGAGTCTTTCTGCCTGAAAGCTCTCTCTAGCCCCCAGCGCACTCTGCCCACACACTGAGCAGGCCAGCGAGCAAGCACTCCAGGAACAGTTTCCATCACTGAGTTTCCAACTCCCTGCCCCTTAGCTAGGCTAACTCTGGTGCATGTTCCATGCTGTCTCCGGGGCTCCCCATCGGGACTGGGCTCCGATTGCCCACAATGGTAACTATGGCTCCTTCCTTTCCCTGCCTCGCTTCCCCACGCCCCTAGCAGTGCTTCCTGGGATCACTTCCCATTAAACTACTTGCACTGGAACCTTGTCCCCTGGGTGTTCTGCATAGGCCTCAAGTGGTCTCTCCATGGAAATGTCCGTGTCCCAAGCCTCCTCTCCTGGATGTCCCACTGGCTCCTCTGCCTCTCCTTCAGTCACTAGACTACTTCCGTCACTTTAGCCAAAAGCCTGGGATTGTAGCCTGgccttctccctctccttcagcCCCCACATCTGATCCTTTTCCAAGTCCTATAGATTTCCCCTCCTTAATTCTCAAATCTGTCCATCATCTTCATGCCCTCAGCCACCACCCTGGCCCAGGACTCCCCGTCCAGCCTCTCAGTCTGCCCACAGCAACAGGTTCCTCCAGTCCTGGGTCCGAGGCCTGCAAAACGGGGGACCCCGCCATCTCAGGAGACTTCCTGGAGACCAAACCGAGGCTATGTCTAAGTGTATGGCATACAgcaggcacacagtaagtgctgaCCCAGCCCAGTCTCCTCATGGGAGGCAGCTTTCTGCTAAGGGCAGAAGGCAGGATTCCCAAAAGGAGCAAATACTAGCCCAACCCCGACCCTCCACAACTAACAGTGGAGGGAGCCCCATGAGGACAGGGCCTCTGTCCTGCTTCTCAGGGAGGGGATGGAGCCTGGCACCCTGCCTGGCCCTTGCACGGTTCAGTAAGTGCTGGCTGAAGGCATgaatggtggggtgggggaggcggACCCCGGCCCCTGACCTCTTGGGTTTCCTCTTTCACTGTTGGGCCAGGAGATGGGTGCTGTACACATGGACCCCAGGGATAGGCTGTGCAGGGTGGCCAGGAGCCCTGAAGTAAGGACATGGTGAGAGGTTCTGGCCCCACCCCCCAAGGGTGGATGACAGGTCACATCAGGCACCAGGGAATGTTTCCGACGGTATTTTTATCTTGGGAACATATGGGGGGCGGGGCAGAAGGGAGACAGGGTGTCCCTGGCCCTGGGCCCCTTTACCCGCCTGCCTGCTGTCCAACAGAGCAGCCACAGCAGACAGCCCCATCCCCAGGTTACCAAGGCTCAGGAGTAGGGGGACTGGGGGACCCTGGGGAGCCCATGGGCTCTCCGCTGTGCTCAAATCACCGTGAGACTGGGGCAGGTCTCTGTTCTCTAGGCCTCCCTCTTACAGTCAATTTTCCTGAATGCCTGCTCAAGGCCAGGATCAGTGCTGGACCAGGGCCTTAACGATGAACCGGGGGCCCCTGCATTCCTGGGGCACCCTGCCTAGCAGGGGACACAGTGAGAAAACTGACGACGAAGATGCAGCTGGAGCAGAGCCAGATCTGGAGTCTCAGGGTACAAAGGTTAgggcaggcttcctggaggaggagtaCCTGTGAGCAGGGCATGGTAGACAAACAAAAGGGTAGGAACCAGGAGGGGAGGAGCCAGGCATCAGAGGGTGTGTCTGGGATGCTGTGAGAGGGAGGGGATCAAGGCTGCCTGGTGGGCGCAGGAGACTCAGGGTCCCAGCTCTGGGTCAGTGCCTGGCTCTGCTCCTCACAAGTCATCATGGGGCCTTCTTTTTCCTGTCTGCCAACAATAGGGCTGGCCTGGCCGACCTGCAGGGCCCTGACATTCCTGTCTAGGCAGCCCCCAGTCCCAGCCCAGATGACCTGGTCACTCTCTGGTGGGGAACAGAAAATTCCCCAGGGGCAGAGGGTGCTTTCAGGACCTCTGAAGGCCTGGGGTTCACACTGGCACGGTGGAAGGCTGAACTCAGAAATCTGGAGTCCCCAGGAAAGAGGTAGGAGGGCTTTCCAGGAGCCCTCTTTACAGCTCAGGTAGGGGAGCCTCCAGCAGCTCTCCAGACTTATACTTAGCGTTTACTCAACACTTAGCAAATACCTGCTGAGCAACAATTGAGTACAGACACTGTGCTGGGAGCTAtgctggggaaaaaataaaaaaaaacccaagtaatTTCAGAGACAGGGTGGTGACTACTCTACAAGGGCGGAGGGGGGTCGGGGAGACCTCTCTGCAGAAGGGACGTTTTATCTGAGACCTGGATGCAGAGACAATGTGAGAACAGTGTTCCTGGAGGTGGGAACAGCTAGGACAAAAGGCTTGAGACTGGAATGCTGCTTGGTGTGCTCAAGGCAGAGGGAAGGCTTTGGGGCTAGAGCTGAGTGTGCCAGGGAAAGGGGAGCTGgggctgaaggtgaagaggggGCAGGGTCTGGAACAGCTGATGATGGGACACACTGATGaaagctcagaaaaggagaggaCTTCCTGGGGATGCACAGCCAGCTGAGACAGCTGGGAGCACCTGGGCACCCCCTTTCTCATCCGCTAGTGGAGATACCAAGCCATCACAGGAATAAGAGTCCccaggtggcgcaaacagttaagcgcttgactactaatcaaaaggttggtggtttgaacctactcagaggcacttcagaagaatggcctggagatctcaaaaaagtcacagccatgaaaaccctatggggcacagttctactctgaagcatgtGGGGCtgatgtgagtcagaattgacttgatggattgcttttgtcaCAGAGATGGGGTCATAGGAAACACCTCCACCTCTTTGCCTTGCTACATGCCAGTCCCTCTGCCAATGTCATTTTTTCCTATCCTCCCTCACAAACTCCTATACATCCTTCAATACCCAGTTCGAAGCCCCCACCTTTGAGACCCTTGTCCTTCCCTCTGTCCTGGGCCAGACTGTGCCAGGTGGCAATTATTTATCCCTCTGAGTCTCCTCCACCAGGCCAGGGGCTCCCTGAGGGGGTCTGGGTCTGACTGCCCTCAGAGACCCCAGCCTGAGGCCAGGTACCTGGAGGAGGGTAAGGAGGGGATATGGGACCCACAAGGACTAGGAACCAGGCCTAAGATGGCCTCTCATAGTTCTGTCCCTGGGACTCGAGAGTGCAGTCAGGGCCACAGCCCAGAGCCCGCAGGGTTCCAGTCCAGCTCCAGGCTCAACTCACACGTGACATtctctctctgaacctcaatttccccatctgtcaAACAAGAGTCTCTCCTCTGGGTCCTGTTCGTCTAGTCCCACCTCCTTCCCTTATTAATTGCTCATAGCGGGGGGGGGGTCCTGCTGTGGTGGGTAGGGGTGACTGCCATTGTAGCTGTCATCCATCGGAGCCCCTCTGAGCCTGGGCTGGGCCCACAGGGCAGGAAATGTAAGCTTTCTGCCAGGCCAGCGGGGGCTCCCGACCAAGCTGTAGTGTGATGCTTGCGGTGGATGGAGGGGGGAGTCTGCCCCCATGACTCTGCTGGGAAGCATCACAGTGCCTGCCTTGGCCATTTTACTCAAAACAGTGGGATGGGAAGCCTGGGGCACTGCTGACCCCTTCCCCACCCACAGCCAGGAAAACGAAGCGCAGGCTTCATGCCTGGGAGGCCAGTCCTGACCCTCAGATTCCTATCAAGGCTGCCCAAGGACCCTGGGGTCAAACAGGGGGCCTCTGACGGGGACTGTGTCCACAGGGGACACAGAAGGGCCTCGCTGGGCTTGCAGGGCAGAAGGGGCCAGGCGGCAGGATGGTTTCTGCCACGACTCAGCCCATTTTAGAGCAGAAGGTCTGAACCTATGGATAGAGCCCAGGGCTCTGTGAAGGTGATGGAAGAAAGTGTTGACTATCCTTCCCCAGACTGTACGTGGAACATTCCAGTTCCGTCTGTGATGAGTGGAGGCAGCCAATCCAGCAGCTCAGcacacaggaatcccaggtctcAGCCCTACTCGTACGGACATGGACGCTGTGAGCCACCCGCACTCAGCACGACTGCAGAGTGATAGCTGGTATGAGGcctgctgctagctcaagttcaaGGTGTTGAAAAAGCAACTCACGTATTAACTATCGTAACCCAATCGTAAGATAATAGCCTGAAAAGTATTTCAACGTTTCCAGTTTCCTTTGTACGTTCAGAACCACTGCTCTGAGCAATCAGCTCAGGGTTCTCCAGACGGGGCAGAGCATCAGCCAGACCAGGTGGGCTTGTGTGGGACCCTCGACCACATGGGTGAGATGCCATGGCTGGCCTGAGCATCGCACTCttcgtccgtccatccgtccgtccgtccgcccGTCcgtctacccacccacccacccatccacccattcacccatccacccattccatccaatccatgaacacgtGGCATTGAACACGTCGCCTGTGTCAGGCCTGGGCCGATGCAGCATGAACATAACGGGGAGCCCGTCCCCTTGGTGCTCGTAACAGATAGAGGAGAGGACAGACATTTCAGAAGAAAATGAACGAACACAGGAGGTTCCAGCTGGGAGAGAGGCTGTGAGGACACTGAAACGGGGAACAAAGTGTCATGTGAAGGAGTGTTCAAGGCAGCCCCTGGGTAGAAGAGAGCCTGAGGATGGCCAAAGAGAGCCAGGCTTGAAGCCTGGTCGAAGCTGAACACACAGaatatgcaaaggccctgtggcaaaATTAGCCTGCAGGGagctgaagaagagtgagaagGCTGGTGTCAGCAAGAGGGAGCAGGAAGCAAATGTGGTCTGAGGGTGGGGAAAGGTGGGGAAAGGGTCGGGGGCAGATCAGAGCCCTGGGACATGCCTGGGGAGCCTTGCCCCTCTCCAATTGGAAGGAGCTTTTAtttagcacctactatgtgcctctGAACTTGTGACCCACCTATAACAGCCCAGGAGAAATTCACAGTCACTCACACTTGGGAGGCCTTCCCAGGCTGGGGCCAGCCAGCAACATGCCCTGGAGGAAATTTCCTAAGTGCTGGGAAGGGGCATCAGCCAATTGCCTCCCATGCATTCCCTTGGCTCTGCTGGGCGAGATGCGAGCTCTTCCGGCCGGATTTCACGATGacaagactgaggcccagagccaGACCCAACCAAGATCAGCCTTGCTCCACTGCTCCTGCCTGGCCGCCAGGCATGTATTTCTAACCCCCACAACCAAAGCTGTGCACACACTGTGCAGCTGGCCTGCTGGGCACAGTGACACAGGCTGCTCCCCTGCACACTTCTGCTCCTTCTGCACAGAGCTAAGCGAGGGCAAGCACCTTGCCCCAAACCATGCAGCCGTCCGCGGTGTGGCCGGGCTGGGAGTGCAGGACACGGCCTCACACCTCCAACCCAGTACCTCTAGAAGAAACCAGTCTCTCCAGTCTTAGGGCCACCTCCTACGGGAAGCCTTCCCGCCCCTCCCCTTGAGTGGCAGCTGATGCTGTGGGGAGGCAGGCACCACCAAGTATGCCCAGGGCTAGGGGGGAGGGGCCTAGTATTTGAACCCTGGCTGGCCCCCACTGGCTGGGACCACTCTGACTGAGAAGgaggtaggtttagggtgtttGTCCTGGAGCAGAGGGAGTGGCCACCAGGTCTCTGCCTGAGGGCTGGCGGGGCAGCTGCTGAGCCTCCAGGAAAAGCTGTCTCAAGCCCAGAGCAGGAGGAAGGAGCTATTCTTTTAGAACCTAGTGTGTGCAGGACTCAATAACCCGACCACACGATAGATATCTGGGATTCTCCCTGCTCCTAGGGAGGAAGCAAGCCCAGAGGGGAACCCAGTACCCCAAAGCCACTCAGAGGTAAGTGCCTGTGTGAGGCAGGctggagctgggggagggggcctGCTGGTCTCCCCTGCCCTGGGTTAGTCCCCACTCAGGCCAGGCATCGGGAGAGGCAGCACATACCCAGTCACTGGGGTGCACAGCCAGAGCAAGGTGGGGGATACTGGCCAGGCCCCACAGGTCTAAGGACGGAGGTTCTGCCTACCTCTGCACTTAGGTCGTCATCACCAAGAGGGGAAATGTTGGGGCGAGGTGTGGATTCCTCCTTGGACTGGCCTTGGCATCTGCCTGCTTCGGTTCACCCTGCCTCCACCTCTAAGATACATGTTTGTATGATTAATTTTGGGACAATTCTTGCCTCAGTTTCACAGCCTTCGTGTAGCTGTTGAGGGATTAATGGAGATGGTCTGTGCAATGCATTAGGTGCTACACAAGTGCCTGCTCTCATGCTGGCCTGTGCCGTCTCTGCATACCTTGGCTGCCACGTGCTTACGCGAGTACCTGGGCTCACGTATCTGAGCCACGGATGCGTGTTACTCAGGTGTGTTGGGGGTGTCCACGCCTTGCCCTACCTTGGTGGTTCCACAAACATACAAGGATTGAGAGCAGGTAATTTATTTGGGAGGTGACCCCAGGGAGTAGAGGTAGGGGGTGAGGAGGTGGGCCAGGGGAGGGGAAAACCAGTGACGGGGGTGCTGACGGGTGTGTTGCTACTATGGCTCCTGTGGCCCCAACCCAGTGGTGTGGACCCCTGAGGGGCCGGGAAGCCCCTGGTGTGACAGCAGCAGAGTTGTGGGAGTCAAAGGCCACAGGGCAGTGGCCTGTGGCCTGTCGTCTGGATGCTGTTGTCCACCAACTCCTATCAGCCActagctgagggctgtgggggagAGGGATGAGTTAATTCCCTGGTGGCTCTAGCAGCCAGAAAAAGCTCCCTGTCCAGCAAAGAGGCTCAGATGCTGACTAGTATGCAGGGCATGGTGAGGGTGGAGGGGGTGTGGGCAGGGACTTCACAGGGCTGCATGTACGTGT
The window above is part of the Elephas maximus indicus isolate mEleMax1 chromosome 2, mEleMax1 primary haplotype, whole genome shotgun sequence genome. Proteins encoded here:
- the KCNJ12 gene encoding ATP-sensitive inward rectifier potassium channel 12; the protein is MTAASQANPYSIVSSEEDGLHLVTMSGANGFGNGKVHTRRRGRPRFVKKSGQCNIEFANMDEKSQRYLADMFTTCVDIRWRYMLLIFSLAFLASWLLFGIIFWVIAVAHGDLEPAVAEGHGRTPCVLQVHGFMAAFLFSIETQTTIGYGLRCVTEECPVAVFMVVAQSIVGCVIDSFMIGAIMAKMARPKKRAQTLLFSRHAVVALRDGKLCLMWRVGNLRKSHIVEAHVRAQLIKPRVTEEGEYIPLDQIDIDVGFDKGLDRIFLVSPITILHEIDEASPLFGLSRQDLETDDFEIVVILEGMVEATAMTTQARSSYLASEILWGHRFEPVLFEEKNQYKIDYAHFHKTYEVPSTPRCSAKDLVENKFLLPSAGSFCYENELAFLSRDEEDEEGGDQDACSQDGLSPQNRHEFDRLQAGGGSGLEQRPYRRESEI